GCCATTGCGATATATCCAGTTGGGTTCGTTTTCCTTTCGGATAATAATCCTCCAGGTCAAAAATCTGCAGGGCACTGTTGGCAACTTTATTTATAATCTCCCCTTCCATAGTCCGTTCCTTTTGCGTTTCATTATAGCATTCCTAATTCCAGTTTGGCCTCTTCACTCATTAGATCTTTAGTCCATGGCGGGTCGAATGTAATCTCTACTTCAGCTGCTTTGACACTGTCAAGAGCCTTTACTTTTTGTTCCACTTCCTGTGGCAGGCTTTCTGCAACCGGGCAGTTTGGAGAGGTCAGTGTCATTAAGATTTTTACCTCGTAATCCGTATTTACCATCACATCATAAATGAGACCTAATTCATAAATATCCACAGGTATCTCCGGGTCATAAATGGTTTTCAGCACTTTTACAATATCCTCACCTAATTGATTGGTATCTATTACTATATCTTGTTCCATGGGTCTGTTACGTATTAATTTACTTTGAATTTAAAATCCGGCGATGCTAATGGCTGCCGTTTTTAATTATTTTTAGATTCGAATGCCAGGGCATATATTTTAATTTGTTTGATCATCGAAACCAGGCCATTCGCACGGGTTGGCGACAAATGGTCCTTTAATCCGATTTCCTCAATAAATCCCATATCTGCTTCCAGTATTTCTTTGGCTTTATGGTTCGAGAACGTACGGATTAGTATCGCAATTATACCTTTGGTGATGATCGCATCACTATCGGCTGTAAAAACAATCACGCCATCCTGTTCTTCTGCATGGAGCCATACCTTCGACTGGCAGCCTTTAATTGTATTTTCATCTTTCTTAAAGGCTTCGTCAATAAGCGGCAGGCTTTTGCCTAAGTCAATGATATATTGAAAACGCTCGTCCCAGTCATCAAACATGGAAAATTCGTCTATGATCTCTTCTTGTATGGCTTTAATCGTCATTATTTATTTAAATCTGAGGTCGCAATTATTTTTTCGACCAGTTTTTCAATTTCTTTAGGGGGGTGCCCGTGGTCAAATGTCGTCGATTTATAGATTTTATCTCTATAGATTACTGTAATATTTGCCATCATGGCACCGTCGTGGAAACGTTCTTTTGTAGGCGCTTTCAAGTCAGCTACAGTCTCCAGATTTATTTCACTCATGAGTTTCAGAATGGTATTCCAGTCGTTGGTAGACAGTGTACGCTGTATCGGGTTTTTCATCTCCCGATCCTTGATCGTAATTACGGTATCACGTTTCGTAATTATTTTATTATACGTCCCACGGGTCAGCGCCTCATATTCTATCGAGATAGTGTCGCCTTCCTTTTTTAATCCGGTGCTACCGCATCCTTTCGCTAAAAATAATGTCAGTACTAACAAGGTTATTGTTTTCATAGTGCGTATACTTTAAAGTTCATTATTATTCCGGCGATTCCCGGTTTACACCAACATGGTTCGGGCTTTTTTAATCGCTGCCACCATAAGGTCAATTTCTTCCTTAGTGTTGTAAAAAGCAAAAGAAGCCCTGATGGTACCGGGTATTTCAAAAAAGCTCATTATCGGTTGTGCGCAGTGATGGCCTGTGCGTACTGCAATTCCCTGGCGGTCGATAATCGTACCGATATCATAGGGGTGGATCCCATCGATATTGAACGAAATTACAGCGGTTTTATTTCCACTGTCCACATTGGGGCCATAAATCTTTAGCCCTTCAATTTCGAGTAAACGTTCTGTTCCATAAACCAACAACTCGTGTTCATAGGCTGCAATGTTCTCAAAACCAATAGCATTCAGATAATCGATGGAAGTTCCCAGCACAATACCACCTTCAATATTTGGCGTTCCCGCTTCAAATTTATGCGGAAGGCCTGCATAGGTTGTTTTCTCGAATGTCACTTCTTTGATCATTTCACCGCCACCCTGATACGGTGGCAGTTTTTCAAGCCATACTTCTTTTCCATATAAAACACCGGTCCCCGTAGGGCCACAGATTTTATGGCCGGAAAAGACATAAAAATCACAATCCAGTGCCTGCACATCTGGTCTCAGGTGTGGTGTTGCCTGTGCGCCATCAATTAAAACAGCAGCACCCACTTCATGGGCTTTTGCAATCATCCGTTGAATCGGGTTGATCGTTCCTAACGCATTGGAGATATGGTTTACAGCAACAATTTTCGTTTTTTCAGATAATAAGGCATCATAGGCGTCCTGAATCAGTTCCCCATTTTGATCCATTGGGATTACTTTCAGTACGGCACCTGTTTTTTCACATAACATTTGCCACGGCACAATATTGGAATGGTGTTCCAATGCCGAAACCAATACTTCATCGCCCGATTTTAAAATAGCGCCAAATCCACTGGCCACAAGGTTGATTCCGTGTGTAGTTCCCGAAGTAAATAAAACTTCATGCGCTTTTTCCGCATTGATATGCGCCTGTATTTTTTTGCGCGACACTTCATAGGCATCCGTAGCAATCTGGCTTAACGTATGTACGCCTCTGTGAATATTCGCATTTATTTCTTTATAATATCCTGAGATGGCGTCAATCACCACCGTTGGTTTTTGTGAGGTGGCAGCGTTATCAAAATAAACGAGCGGCTTGCCATTTACCTTCTGGGAAAGTATCGGAAAATCAGCTCTAATCTTCTCTATATCTAACATATTATGAATCCTTTTATTAAGTGTTGCCCCTTTAAATCTGGCAACGGGCTTTCGTAATTTAAAACCGTTACAAATTTACTGTATGTTATTTAATTAAAAGAATAATATGGGATTATTTAGAGAGATTTAATATTTGCTGCAGCCTTGGCGAATAATCGGCAAAGTATTTGTTAACCAAAAAATGCTATGATTTTGTGCTCATTTGTACCGTTATTGGAAAAACCGGTCAATTTGACCACCTAATTCCGGAGTAAATTGACCACCCGTTCCGGAGCAAACTGACCACCTAATTCCGGAGCAAATTGACCACCAAGTTTTGTGGTGAATTAAGTATTAAAAACTATTGATTTTTTCATGTTGTTAGAACCATACATTCGTTAAAAATTTACGGATTATGGCAAACAAAATAACAGACATGAGTAAAATTAGAAAAGTAATTAAATTCTATTGTAATGGAAAGAGTAAGTTATTTATAAGTAGCTACTTATCCCTTTCAAGAAATACGGTAAAGAAATATATTTCTTTATTTGAAGTTCTCGAATTAAGCTTTGAATTAATCGACCAAAAAACCGATGCAGAGCTGGAACTTTTATTCTCCCAGACTAGTGTAGAGGCCATTAGCCCGAGATTACAGACACTTTATGATTTTTTTCCTAAAATGGAACGTGAACTAAAAAAAGTTGGCGTTACCGTACAGCATATGTGGGAACAATATATTGCTGTAAATCCTGATGGTTATCGAACTTCACAATTTCATTATCATTACAATATATGGGGCAAACGAGTTAATCCGGTCATGCATATGAACCATAAGGCTGGTGATAAAATGTATGTTGATTATGCCGGAAAGACACTCTCAATTATTGATATAGATACTGGAGAAGTCAAAGAAGTACAATTTTTTGTAGCAATATTGGGCGCTAGCCAATACACGTATGCTGAAGCTTCCATGAGCCAGCAAAAGGAAAACTTTGTTGACTCGGTAGAAAATGCCATGCGCTTTTTTGAAGGCACTCCTGCCGCCATTGTTCCAGATAATTTAAAATCTGCCGTAATAAAAAGCAGTCGTTTTGAACCGACAATCAATGAAACCCTGGCTGATTTAGCAGAACATTACGAAACCACAATTTTACCTGCCAGAGCTTACAGGCCCAGAGACAAGTCACTAGTTGAAGGAGCTGTTAAGATATTATATCGAAGGATTTATGTAACCATAAAAGAAACTAAGTTCTTTTCTCTGGAAGAATTAAACCAGCAGATCTGGGATTTACTTGACTCTCACAATAACAGAAAACTGACAGGACGCCCTTATTCCCGCTTTGAATTATTTTTAGAAGACGAGAAAGAAAAACTGCGTCCACTCCCACAAGATCGTTTTGAAATTAAATACCAGTCTTTTGCAACAGTAATGCAAAACGGTCATGTTCAATTAAGCCAGGACAAAAACTATTACAGCGTTCCGTATCAATATGTAAAGAAGAAAGCCAAGCTGTTATATACCAAATCAACAGTAGAGATTTATTATAAATACAATCGAATAGCTGTACATCCAAGAAACTACAAACCTTATGTCTATACAACAACTCCTGAGCATTTAGCCAGTACACATCAATTTGTAGCCCAATGGAGTGCTGCCCGCTTCATTGAATGGGCTAATAATATTGATGAGTCAGTAGGAGAATATATAATGCAGATAATCGAAAGCAGAAATCATCCAGAACAGGCTTATAAAAGCTGTTTAGGAATACTGAATTTTGAAAAAAAGGTAGGCAGACAGCGATTAATAAATGCCTGCAGGCGGGCACTTGATTTTAAAATTTACAATTTTAAGACCATACAAAACATTTTAGAAAACAACTTGGATCATATTGATTTTGATCAAGAACCTGAGCAGGAACTTCCCGATCACAGTAACATAAGAGGAAAACACTATTATAACTAAATTAAATCTTGAAAAAATGAATGAATCCACAGTAACCAAAATGAAACAAATGAAGCTTTATGGCATGTTTAATGCTTTTAAAACAGCCATTGAAAGCGGGAAAACAGATCATTATACCCTTGACCAGTTTGTATCGATGATTATTGATGCAGAATGGGATGAAAGGTACAATCGTCGTATTGAACGAAGTATCACTAATGCCAAATTCCATTACAAATCAAATATTGAAAGTATCAATTTTGATGTATCACGTAACCTGGACCGAAACATGGTACTGCGTCTGGCAGAATGCGAATTTATAGAGAAAAACGAAAACATTTTAATCACTGGAAGCACCGGTGTCGGTAAAAGTTATTTAGGTACTGCATTAGGTTATCAAGCCTGTATACAGGGTTTTAAGGTAAGTTATTTTAATACCTCAAAATTGTTCGCTAGACTAAAAATGGCTAAAGCAGATGGTACTTATCTACGGGAACTTACCAAAATACAAAGACAGGATGTTATAATACTTGATGATTTTGGACTCCAGGCACTTGACAGCCATAACCGAATTACTCTTTTAGAGATCATAGAGGACAGGCATAATAACGGCTCTATAATCGTGACATCACAAATACCAGTTCAAGGCTGGTATGATATAATTGGAGAAAAAACGATAGCCGATGCAATATTAGACAGACTTATACACCAATCTCATAGGCTTGAATTACATGGAGAATCCATGAGAAAGAAAAGAGGAATAAACAAAGAGTGATATTTTATTATATTTGAATACTAATTAACAGATGAAAAAATATAGTTTTTAATCAAAACGGAGGTGCTCACTTTGCACCGGAATTAGGTGGTCATTTTGAACTGGAATCAGGTGCTCACTTTAAAACGGAATGGGGTGATCAATATAACCGGAATTTGCACCGTTATAACATTCCCCTCAAAAATACTATATCCCACACATTTTACATTTGTGTAACATCTTGTTTTTTTTAGTAGTTTTGTTATCCTCCCCGAATCTCATTTAAAAAAAACCTTTTTTAGTACATACTAATTAATACTTACTTATATGAAAAAGATTGTCCACCATTATGGAGTCGAACTGGATTGGGCTGCGCATTTTGCCACACAACTTGATGGCACTGTAGACGGGAATTTCATCAGGATTCCCGAAACAATACATACGGGCCACCGCTATATCCTCGAGTGCGATCCCGGAATTTCGGTGATGTATGTTGATGTGGTTTACCATAAGGAACTGCACTTGCGCCAGGAAAACAACAATGATGATTTTGTGGGTTTGTATTACAATCTTACCGAAGGGGAAGCGGTATTGGTATCCGATACGGCGGCGAATCCTGTCGGGCGCTGGGATTATAACCTGGCCATTGTCGACAGCTCGCTGAGTTCCGATTATATCGTAAAACCCGGAAGCCATACTTTTGCCCTCTGCATCTTTATTAAAAAGGAAGCGGTAAAGTACTATTTTAAGAAAAACCCTACCTTAAGTGAACATACCGATCGGTTGCTGGATCCCAAAACCAATACCGTCATAAAGTTTACGCGAATGAGCAATGACAGCCACAACCTGATCAGTGACCTGAGAAGCAAAACACCCGGTGGCCCTGCCTTTGACTTTTACCTTAGGGGAACTGTCATGGCACTTATTGCTGATTATATCGAAAAAATGGATTTTAAGGACCTGGTCATCGAAACCCTGAATGAGGATGACCTGACCAGTATTATAAAATCCCAATCCTATCTGATTGATAACCTGGACAGTGCTTTCCCGGGAATTGAATTTTTAGCACAACAGGCCAATATGTCGGAATCGAAATACAAAGGGCTGTTCAAGAAAATTACTGGAATCACGCCCAATGCTTTTTTCTTAAACAACAAGCTCATCAAGGCAAAAACCCTATTAGAGACCGGGGAATTATCTATTACGCAGATTTCTGACCTGCTGAGTTTTACCAATAATTCATATTTTACCGTGAAATTTAAAGACTATTTCGGAATGTCCCCTAAGAAATTCATTAAACAGTTATAATATATGATTGAAGTTCATCATGTCTATTCTCTTACCCCTGAATGGCAGGAGGGAATTATTAAACAGACCGGCGGAGAACTGATCGGACTCAAAAGAATGGTTTTCCCCCGGGAAATTGCGGATGGGGAATGTTTTTTCACACAGGTTGTTCCCGGACTTTCGGTAGTATTGCTGGATCTAAATTTCAATCAGCCCATCCGGATCCGGCGACAGAGTTCGGACGAAAGCCTGTACATCATACATTATGATTTCAGCGACGAGATCAATTTGATCCACATCAACGGCAAGAAGCACAAAATCGGTTACAAAGCCAATCTTGGCCTTGGCGTGATTGACAACAATATCGAGAACATTTTTGAACCCGCGGTAGGAGAGCGTATTTTTGCCCTTCGGCTCCTGGTTTCAAAAGAACTGCTGCGTCCGGCAATTACATCCGGTATGCGCAATGCAACCTTATTTTTCCACGACCATATTGACAGCAGGAGTAAAATCATATTGCATGCCATTAAAAACAGGTCTCTTTCCGATCCTACTTTTGAAATACACCTCAAAAGCACTGCCCTCAAATTATTAGCCAAATTCATCGAGCGCTATACCAATCTTATGCCTTTGCTGCACCATGTCTCAGAGCCGGAAACCAAAGCACTGAACATGACCAAGGACTACTTGATGCACAACCTGTTTAGCGAATTCCCAGGATTGCCTTTTTTGGCAGAGAAAGCCGGAATGTCAATTTCCAAATACAAAGGGCTGTTTAAAAAAATGTATATCGATACCCCCAATAATTTTTTCATCCGTGAAAAAATGCTACTGGCACGCGTCATGCTGAAAAGCCAGAAGTACAA
The Flavobacterium kingsejongi genome window above contains:
- the istA gene encoding IS21 family transposase, translated to MANKITDMSKIRKVIKFYCNGKSKLFISSYLSLSRNTVKKYISLFEVLELSFELIDQKTDAELELLFSQTSVEAISPRLQTLYDFFPKMERELKKVGVTVQHMWEQYIAVNPDGYRTSQFHYHYNIWGKRVNPVMHMNHKAGDKMYVDYAGKTLSIIDIDTGEVKEVQFFVAILGASQYTYAEASMSQQKENFVDSVENAMRFFEGTPAAIVPDNLKSAVIKSSRFEPTINETLADLAEHYETTILPARAYRPRDKSLVEGAVKILYRRIYVTIKETKFFSLEELNQQIWDLLDSHNNRKLTGRPYSRFELFLEDEKEKLRPLPQDRFEIKYQSFATVMQNGHVQLSQDKNYYSVPYQYVKKKAKLLYTKSTVEIYYKYNRIAVHPRNYKPYVYTTTPEHLASTHQFVAQWSAARFIEWANNIDESVGEYIMQIIESRNHPEQAYKSCLGILNFEKKVGRQRLINACRRALDFKIYNFKTIQNILENNLDHIDFDQEPEQELPDHSNIRGKHYYN
- a CDS encoding helix-turn-helix transcriptional regulator, with amino-acid sequence MIEVHHVYSLTPEWQEGIIKQTGGELIGLKRMVFPREIADGECFFTQVVPGLSVVLLDLNFNQPIRIRRQSSDESLYIIHYDFSDEINLIHINGKKHKIGYKANLGLGVIDNNIENIFEPAVGERIFALRLLVSKELLRPAITSGMRNATLFFHDHIDSRSKIILHAIKNRSLSDPTFEIHLKSTALKLLAKFIERYTNLMPLLHHVSEPETKALNMTKDYLMHNLFSEFPGLPFLAEKAGMSISKYKGLFKKMYIDTPNNFFIREKMLLARVMLKSQKYKSLTDVIHQLGYSKLSYFSSSYYKHFKRRAIDDFERLE
- the istB gene encoding IS21-like element helper ATPase IstB, with translation MNESTVTKMKQMKLYGMFNAFKTAIESGKTDHYTLDQFVSMIIDAEWDERYNRRIERSITNAKFHYKSNIESINFDVSRNLDRNMVLRLAECEFIEKNENILITGSTGVGKSYLGTALGYQACIQGFKVSYFNTSKLFARLKMAKADGTYLRELTKIQRQDVIILDDFGLQALDSHNRITLLEIIEDRHNNGSIIVTSQIPVQGWYDIIGEKTIADAILDRLIHQSHRLELHGESMRKKRGINKE
- a CDS encoding SufE family protein, which produces MTIKAIQEEIIDEFSMFDDWDERFQYIIDLGKSLPLIDEAFKKDENTIKGCQSKVWLHAEEQDGVIVFTADSDAIITKGIIAILIRTFSNHKAKEILEADMGFIEEIGLKDHLSPTRANGLVSMIKQIKIYALAFESKNN
- a CDS encoding helix-turn-helix transcriptional regulator, producing the protein MKKIVHHYGVELDWAAHFATQLDGTVDGNFIRIPETIHTGHRYILECDPGISVMYVDVVYHKELHLRQENNNDDFVGLYYNLTEGEAVLVSDTAANPVGRWDYNLAIVDSSLSSDYIVKPGSHTFALCIFIKKEAVKYYFKKNPTLSEHTDRLLDPKTNTVIKFTRMSNDSHNLISDLRSKTPGGPAFDFYLRGTVMALIADYIEKMDFKDLVIETLNEDDLTSIIKSQSYLIDNLDSAFPGIEFLAQQANMSESKYKGLFKKITGITPNAFFLNNKLIKAKTLLETGELSITQISDLLSFTNNSYFTVKFKDYFGMSPKKFIKQL
- a CDS encoding aminotransferase class V-fold PLP-dependent enzyme, whose amino-acid sequence is MLDIEKIRADFPILSQKVNGKPLVYFDNAATSQKPTVVIDAISGYYKEINANIHRGVHTLSQIATDAYEVSRKKIQAHINAEKAHEVLFTSGTTHGINLVASGFGAILKSGDEVLVSALEHHSNIVPWQMLCEKTGAVLKVIPMDQNGELIQDAYDALLSEKTKIVAVNHISNALGTINPIQRMIAKAHEVGAAVLIDGAQATPHLRPDVQALDCDFYVFSGHKICGPTGTGVLYGKEVWLEKLPPYQGGGEMIKEVTFEKTTYAGLPHKFEAGTPNIEGGIVLGTSIDYLNAIGFENIAAYEHELLVYGTERLLEIEGLKIYGPNVDSGNKTAVISFNIDGIHPYDIGTIIDRQGIAVRTGHHCAQPIMSFFEIPGTIRASFAFYNTKEEIDLMVAAIKKARTMLV
- a CDS encoding SUF system Fe-S cluster assembly protein — translated: MEQDIVIDTNQLGEDIVKVLKTIYDPEIPVDIYELGLIYDVMVNTDYEVKILMTLTSPNCPVAESLPQEVEQKVKALDSVKAAEVEITFDPPWTKDLMSEEAKLELGML